Proteins encoded by one window of Blautia faecicola:
- a CDS encoding MATE family efflux transporter, with amino-acid sequence MGKNTTNDMTQGNCMRLLVQFFLPILAGNLFQQLYSFADSMVVGKGIGDTALAAVGNTGSVHFLIIGFAIGLTGGLGICISQSFGSGNYKKLRKELAMSVWICLAVGIVITVVSLAFMRQLFTFLHTPEDLMTETLQYFGTILAGTTITIFNNFAMTLLRSVGNSRVPLVAMIISAIANVLMDLLFVFPLHMGVFGAALATVLAQVLSALYCCYYIGREKNLIPRKTDWKPQGVIIKKLTLKGLPVAVMNSVTAVGGMVLQTFVNNMGTSYVAAYAACTKILGLFEQPANTVGLALLTFVGQNYGAGKKERIRTGIREGVILTILINIPLALMLLCIPEFLTSFMLNDASIISYTRDFLAVTGICLFPLGWLFVFRNGCQGMGHTFVPMLSGVLEVSLRVVMVKLLTPYLAFRGVALAEVSAWIGAWIMLMITYRIYQERTDSFR; translated from the coding sequence ATGGGTAAGAATACGACAAATGATATGACGCAGGGAAACTGTATGCGTTTGCTGGTACAGTTTTTCCTGCCGATCCTGGCAGGAAATCTGTTTCAGCAGTTATACAGTTTTGCAGATTCCATGGTGGTGGGAAAAGGAATTGGCGATACGGCACTTGCAGCGGTTGGGAACACCGGTTCCGTACATTTTCTGATCATCGGTTTCGCAATCGGGCTGACAGGAGGATTGGGAATCTGTATTTCTCAGTCTTTTGGAAGTGGCAATTATAAAAAACTTCGTAAAGAGCTGGCAATGTCTGTCTGGATCTGTCTGGCCGTTGGGATTGTGATTACAGTGGTAAGTCTGGCCTTCATGCGGCAATTATTTACATTTCTCCATACACCGGAAGATCTGATGACGGAAACACTGCAATATTTCGGAACAATTCTTGCGGGAACCACCATTACAATTTTTAATAATTTTGCCATGACACTTCTGCGTTCCGTCGGAAACAGCCGGGTGCCTCTGGTTGCAATGATAATTTCTGCCATTGCTAATGTCCTGATGGATCTGTTATTCGTTTTTCCGTTGCATATGGGTGTTTTTGGTGCAGCGTTAGCCACTGTTCTGGCACAGGTTCTGTCTGCGCTTTACTGCTGTTACTACATAGGAAGAGAAAAAAATCTGATCCCGAGAAAAACGGACTGGAAACCACAGGGCGTGATCATCAAAAAACTGACATTGAAAGGTCTGCCGGTTGCCGTTATGAATTCTGTCACTGCAGTGGGCGGAATGGTGTTACAGACGTTTGTCAACAATATGGGAACAAGCTATGTGGCTGCCTATGCGGCATGCACCAAGATCCTCGGTCTTTTTGAACAGCCGGCAAATACAGTGGGCCTGGCACTTCTTACTTTTGTGGGACAGAATTATGGTGCCGGAAAAAAGGAGCGGATACGTACCGGTATCCGGGAAGGAGTTATCCTGACGATCCTGATAAATATTCCACTGGCTCTGATGTTGCTGTGTATTCCTGAGTTTCTGACTTCTTTCATGTTGAATGATGCGTCGATTATTTCTTACACAAGAGATTTTCTGGCGGTTACAGGCATCTGTCTGTTTCCTCTGGGATGGCTGTTTGTGTTCCGCAACGGGTGTCAGGGCATGGGGCATACGTTTGTTCCGATGCTTTCAGGAGTCCTGGAAGTGTCTCTTCGAGTGGTCATGGTAAAGCTGCTGACTCCATATCTGGCTTTTCGTGGTGTTGCTCTGGCAGAAGTATCTGCCTGGATCGGCGCCTGGATCATGTTGATGATCACTTACCGGATCTATCAGGAAAGAACGGATTCTTTTCGGTAA
- a CDS encoding ECF-type riboflavin transporter substrate-binding protein has translation MKKNNSIKTVVAIGIGAALFFVLGRFVAIPSPVPNTNISLQYAVLALLAAMYGPVAGGLIGFIGHTLVDLSWGGIPWWSWVITSAFVGVVVGAFARKLNVQEGDFGKAKAAVFAIANVVAHVIGWVVVAPVLDILIYAEPAKKVFAQGAFAAVSNTITGVVVGGLLILAYTKTIAKKGSLDQE, from the coding sequence ATGAAAAAGAATAACAGTATCAAAACTGTGGTAGCCATCGGTATCGGCGCGGCTCTGTTCTTTGTGCTGGGACGTTTTGTGGCGATCCCGAGCCCGGTTCCGAACACCAACATCAGTCTTCAGTATGCAGTACTGGCTCTGCTGGCTGCTATGTACGGTCCGGTAGCCGGTGGTCTGATCGGTTTCATCGGTCATACACTGGTGGATCTGTCCTGGGGTGGAATCCCGTGGTGGAGCTGGGTGATCACATCTGCATTTGTCGGTGTGGTTGTAGGAGCATTCGCCAGAAAGCTGAACGTTCAGGAAGGTGATTTTGGTAAAGCAAAAGCAGCAGTATTTGCAATCGCAAACGTAGTTGCTCATGTCATCGGATGGGTTGTAGTGGCTCCGGTACTGGATATTCTGATTTATGCTGAACCGGCAAAAAAAGTATTTGCACAGGGTGCATTTGCCGCAGTATCCAATACGATCACCGGTGTGGTAGTAGGTGGACTTCTGATCCTGGCTTACACAAAGACCATTGCCAAAAAAGGATCCCTGGATCAGGAATAA
- a CDS encoding ABC transporter ATP-binding protein, translating to MTNKQSPVISFKNYSFQYRAQKRPTLTNINLDIYPGERVLIAGPSGCGKSTLAGCINGLNPCSNPGKATGELIIDGVDATKSSIFELSAHVGTVLQDPDGQFIGLTVGEDIAFSLENSCMPQDEMHQITRKVAELVKINNHLDYAPHELSGGQKQRVSLAGVMVDQVKILLFDEPLANLDPATGKQTIELIDEIQKETDTTVVIIEHRLEDVLWRDVDRIILISEGRILADLHPDELLATDLLVENGIREPLYLTAMRYAGITLTPEKKPSHADTVTLPENDVKQLQQWFQSRGAGKQETEREPLLEVKNLSFGYTKGERTLQDVSLTIRKGEMVSIVGKNGAGKSTFSKLVCGFEDPDQGEIRFAGKDLLTENIRHRAKHIGYVMQNPNQMISKTMIFDEVALSLRNTGMDEAAIREQVEETLKICGLYPFRNWPISALSFGQKKRVTIASVLVQNPELIILDEPTAGQDFYHYTEIMEFLRKLNEEGVTVVMITHDMHLMLEYTSRALVFADGRLIADDCAAAVLCNQKLVERAALKETSLFTLANRAGIAPAEAFVECFIEEDREVRSHGR from the coding sequence GTGACAAACAAACAATCCCCTGTTATTTCATTCAAAAATTATTCCTTTCAGTATCGTGCCCAGAAACGACCGACGTTAACAAATATCAATCTGGATATCTATCCGGGTGAGAGAGTTCTGATCGCAGGTCCCTCCGGTTGTGGGAAAAGTACTCTGGCGGGCTGTATTAACGGACTGAATCCTTGTTCCAATCCGGGCAAAGCCACCGGCGAACTGATCATCGATGGGGTGGATGCCACAAAAAGCAGTATTTTTGAGCTTTCCGCTCATGTGGGAACGGTTCTGCAGGATCCGGACGGACAGTTTATCGGACTGACTGTAGGAGAGGATATCGCGTTTTCCCTGGAGAACAGCTGTATGCCCCAGGATGAGATGCATCAGATCACGCGAAAAGTAGCAGAACTGGTAAAAATCAATAACCATCTGGACTATGCACCCCATGAACTTTCCGGCGGACAAAAACAACGGGTCAGTCTTGCCGGTGTTATGGTGGATCAGGTGAAGATCCTGTTATTTGATGAACCACTTGCCAATCTGGATCCGGCAACCGGAAAACAGACGATCGAGCTGATCGATGAGATCCAGAAAGAGACCGACACTACGGTAGTGATCATCGAACATCGTCTGGAAGATGTATTATGGAGAGATGTGGATCGGATCATCCTGATCAGTGAAGGAAGGATCCTGGCAGATCTGCATCCGGATGAGCTTCTGGCAACGGATCTTCTTGTTGAAAATGGGATCCGGGAGCCACTGTATCTGACTGCGATGCGCTATGCCGGAATCACGCTGACACCGGAGAAAAAACCGTCCCATGCAGACACGGTTACACTGCCGGAAAATGATGTAAAACAATTACAACAGTGGTTCCAGTCACGCGGGGCAGGAAAACAGGAGACAGAAAGAGAACCTCTTCTGGAAGTGAAAAATCTGAGTTTTGGATATACAAAAGGAGAGCGAACGCTTCAAGATGTAAGCCTGACGATCCGAAAAGGAGAGATGGTCAGCATCGTAGGCAAGAACGGAGCCGGAAAATCGACATTTTCCAAACTGGTCTGTGGTTTCGAGGATCCGGATCAGGGAGAGATTCGCTTTGCGGGGAAGGATCTGCTGACAGAAAATATCCGTCACAGAGCAAAACATATCGGCTACGTGATGCAGAATCCAAACCAGATGATTTCTAAGACCATGATTTTTGACGAGGTGGCACTGAGTCTTCGCAATACAGGAATGGACGAGGCTGCGATCCGGGAGCAGGTGGAAGAGACGCTGAAGATCTGTGGCCTGTATCCGTTCCGAAACTGGCCGATCTCAGCTCTGAGTTTCGGACAGAAAAAACGTGTGACCATCGCCAGCGTTCTGGTACAGAATCCGGAATTGATCATTCTGGATGAGCCGACGGCGGGGCAGGATTTTTATCATTATACAGAAATTATGGAATTTTTGCGAAAATTAAATGAAGAGGGTGTCACCGTTGTGATGATCACCCATGACATGCATCTGATGCTGGAATATACATCGCGGGCACTTGTTTTTGCGGACGGACGGCTGATTGCTGATGACTGTGCAGCTGCAGTTTTATGTAATCAGAAGCTGGTTGAACGGGCAGCGCTGAAAGAAACCAGTTTATTTACGCTGGCAAACCGGGCAGGTATCGCACCGGCGGAAGCCTTTGTGGAATGTTTTATCGAAGAAGATCGGGAGGTACGCAGCCATGGCCGCTAA
- a CDS encoding P1 family peptidase, with protein sequence MSGIREIAMTEMPEVSIGNVQNEEAKTGVTVLLFDKKTGAVVGVDISGGGPASRETPLTSPVTADNPINAIVLSGGSAYGLAASDGVMRCLEDHGIGFETGYAKVPLVCQSCIYDLGYGSATVRPDSEMGYAACEKALAGGNPSSGSVGAGTGATVGKICGMERAMKSGLGMYAVQLGELRMAAVVAVNALGDIFDSSTGRKIAGLRTEDGTAFSDSCEELWKMGQRENLFTGNTTIGAVITNGKFNKAQMNKIASMTRNAYARCINPVGTMADGDSIYAASAGEVEADLNVAGTLAAYVMERAIVAAIR encoded by the coding sequence ATGAGTGGAATACGTGAAATAGCAATGACAGAAATGCCGGAGGTTTCGATCGGCAATGTGCAGAATGAAGAGGCAAAAACCGGTGTGACAGTTCTTTTGTTTGATAAGAAAACAGGTGCTGTTGTCGGTGTGGATATCAGTGGTGGAGGTCCGGCATCCCGTGAGACTCCGCTGACTTCCCCGGTTACAGCAGATAACCCGATCAATGCGATTGTTTTATCCGGTGGATCGGCTTACGGTCTGGCAGCATCGGACGGTGTGATGCGTTGCCTGGAAGATCATGGGATCGGCTTTGAGACCGGATATGCGAAGGTTCCGCTGGTGTGCCAGTCCTGCATCTATGACCTCGGGTACGGAAGTGCTACCGTGCGCCCGGACAGTGAGATGGGATATGCAGCCTGTGAGAAAGCGCTTGCAGGAGGCAATCCGTCCAGTGGCAGTGTGGGAGCGGGAACGGGTGCTACGGTAGGAAAAATCTGTGGTATGGAACGGGCGATGAAATCAGGGCTTGGTATGTATGCGGTACAGTTGGGAGAACTGCGGATGGCAGCTGTTGTGGCAGTCAATGCCCTGGGAGATATTTTTGATTCTTCTACCGGAAGAAAGATCGCCGGACTCCGGACGGAGGACGGTACTGCGTTCAGTGACAGCTGTGAGGAACTGTGGAAAATGGGGCAGAGAGAAAACTTGTTTACCGGCAATACGACGATCGGAGCCGTGATCACAAACGGAAAATTTAACAAAGCACAGATGAACAAGATCGCATCCATGACCAGAAATGCCTATGCCCGCTGCATTAACCCGGTGGGAACTATGGCGGATGGTGACAGCATTTACGCGGCATCTGCGGGTGAGGTGGAAGCAGATCTGAACGTTGCAGGAACGCTTGCGGCTTATGTAATGGAGCGTGCGATCGTGGCAGCGATTCGGTAA
- a CDS encoding alpha-amylase family glycosyl hydrolase translates to MSKWLDNAIFYEIYPQSFKDTNGDGIGDFQGIIEKLDYIRELGCNALWINPCFLSPFGDAGYDVADYCRVAPRYGTNEDLKQLFEEAHKKGIHVLLDLVPGHTSIEHPWFIESMKADKNPYTDRYIWTDKVWESPEVSFGGSLRGISERDGAVAVNFFSNQPALNYGFYQPDPEKPWQQSIDDEGPQATIAAMEDVMRFWLGMGCDGFRVDMAESLVKNDPEKKGTIRVWKQIREFLDKEFPDAAMVSEWGDPQRSLEGGFHMDFLLEFGTSHSNDLFRCKEPYFSSRAKGNIYDFVESYKENCEKTAGKGLMCMFSGNHDVDRLARHLHGDELKVAFAFILSMPGAPFIYYGDEIGMRYVEGLKSVEGGYNRTGSRSPMQWDDSTNAGFSSAPASDLYIAMDPDKDRPTAKKEMAAPDSLYHEVKKLIRIRQSHKALQSRGKITFVYAEKNAYPLAYIREAGDEKILVIINAAAEVKTFACDAEPKEAIYNFGVAAEVKNGKITVPAQSAGFYRI, encoded by the coding sequence ATGTCAAAATGGTTAGATAATGCAATTTTTTATGAAATCTATCCGCAGTCATTTAAAGATACTAACGGGGACGGAATCGGAGATTTTCAGGGTATTATCGAAAAGTTAGATTACATCAGAGAACTTGGATGTAACGCTTTATGGATCAATCCTTGTTTTCTCTCTCCGTTCGGAGATGCAGGATACGATGTTGCAGATTACTGTCGTGTAGCTCCACGTTACGGAACCAACGAAGATCTGAAACAGTTATTTGAAGAAGCACATAAAAAGGGAATTCATGTACTGCTGGATCTGGTGCCGGGACATACTTCTATAGAGCACCCATGGTTCATCGAATCCATGAAAGCAGATAAGAACCCATATACCGACCGCTATATCTGGACCGATAAAGTATGGGAATCACCGGAGGTCAGCTTCGGCGGCTCTCTGAGAGGTATCTCTGAGCGTGACGGTGCGGTGGCTGTCAACTTCTTCTCTAATCAGCCGGCATTAAACTATGGTTTCTATCAGCCGGATCCGGAGAAACCGTGGCAGCAGTCAATCGACGATGAAGGACCACAGGCAACTATCGCAGCTATGGAAGACGTTATGAGATTCTGGCTGGGTATGGGATGTGACGGTTTCCGTGTTGATATGGCCGAGTCTCTGGTGAAAAATGACCCGGAGAAAAAAGGAACCATCCGTGTATGGAAACAGATCAGAGAATTCCTTGATAAAGAATTTCCGGATGCAGCAATGGTATCTGAATGGGGTGATCCACAGAGATCTCTGGAGGGAGGATTCCACATGGACTTTCTGCTGGAGTTTGGTACTTCACATTCCAACGATCTGTTCCGCTGCAAAGAGCCGTATTTTTCATCCCGTGCAAAAGGAAATATCTATGATTTCGTAGAATCCTATAAAGAAAACTGCGAAAAGACAGCCGGCAAAGGTCTGATGTGTATGTTTTCAGGAAACCATGATGTAGATCGCCTGGCACGCCATCTTCACGGTGATGAATTGAAAGTGGCTTTTGCATTTATCCTGTCTATGCCAGGTGCGCCATTTATCTATTATGGCGATGAAATCGGTATGCGTTATGTAGAAGGACTGAAATCTGTAGAAGGCGGTTACAACCGTACCGGTTCCCGTTCTCCGATGCAGTGGGATGACAGCACCAACGCAGGCTTTTCCAGTGCACCGGCAAGTGATCTGTATATTGCCATGGATCCGGATAAAGATCGGCCAACAGCAAAGAAAGAGATGGCAGCTCCGGATTCTCTGTATCATGAAGTGAAAAAACTGATCCGGATCCGTCAGAGCCACAAAGCTCTGCAGAGCCGAGGAAAGATCACTTTTGTTTATGCGGAAAAGAATGCATATCCGCTGGCATACATCCGTGAAGCCGGTGATGAGAAGATCCTTGTGATTATCAACGCAGCCGCAGAGGTAAAAACATTTGCATGCGATGCAGAGCCAAAAGAAGCAATCTATAATTTTGGCGTAGCCGCAGAGGTTAAAAATGGAAAAATAACTGTTCCGGCACAGTCAGCAGGATTTTACCGGATCTGA
- a CDS encoding metallophosphoesterase codes for MANYVIADIHGEYDAFEELLAKISFGDEDTLYILGDVLDRGPNPIKVMRKLMTMPNAICIAGNHEVMALECLEFLLQEISDKAIENLDQVTLDKLVTWQYNGASTTINEFRKLSVSEREDVIAFIQDFSAYEEMSVGEKEYLLVHAGLGNFSPEKDLSEYTIHDLVWDRGVLGEKYFDDVITITGHTPTMGIPGNPHPGYIFKLNNRIYIDCGACFPGGRLAAFCLDTGEEFYSSTHR; via the coding sequence ATGGCAAATTATGTGATTGCGGATATCCATGGGGAATATGATGCGTTTGAGGAACTTCTGGCGAAAATATCATTTGGAGACGAGGATACGCTGTATATTCTGGGGGATGTTTTGGACAGAGGACCAAATCCCATTAAAGTGATGCGGAAGCTGATGACAATGCCAAATGCGATCTGTATTGCAGGAAACCATGAAGTAATGGCACTGGAGTGTCTGGAGTTTCTGCTGCAGGAAATCTCAGATAAAGCGATCGAAAATCTGGATCAGGTGACGTTGGATAAGCTGGTTACCTGGCAATATAATGGTGCATCTACTACGATTAATGAATTCAGAAAATTAAGCGTATCGGAACGCGAGGATGTGATTGCATTTATCCAGGATTTTTCTGCTTATGAAGAAATGTCAGTCGGAGAGAAAGAGTATCTCCTGGTACATGCCGGACTGGGTAATTTTTCACCGGAGAAAGATCTGAGTGAGTATACGATTCACGATCTTGTATGGGACAGAGGCGTTCTGGGAGAAAAATATTTTGATGATGTCATTACCATCACAGGACATACGCCGACCATGGGGATACCAGGAAATCCACATCCTGGATACATATTCAAATTAAATAATCGGATTTATATTGACTGCGGAGCCTGTTTTCCGGGTGGACGGCTTGCTGCGTTCTGTCTGGATACCGGGGAAGAATTTTATTCGTCAACTCACAGGTAA
- a CDS encoding ECF transporter S component has product MNNTHASRTRYLVELALMVTIIFVMAFTPLGYFRTLGLSITFLTVPVAVGAMILGPTGGAICGLAFGITSFMQCFGMGAFGTMLFSINPLGTAVVCIIPRLLEGWITGLIFKAIRGKMKNGAYLVASLACPLLNTLFFMSTLVLIFYNTDYIQGFVTSLGVSNPFTFVVAFVGVQGLIEAIVCFILAGAISRALSAALHRI; this is encoded by the coding sequence ATGAACAACACACATGCATCACGGACACGGTATCTGGTGGAACTGGCACTGATGGTGACCATTATTTTCGTTATGGCATTTACCCCGCTGGGATATTTCCGGACACTTGGATTATCCATTACGTTTCTGACGGTACCGGTAGCGGTTGGCGCGATGATTCTTGGACCGACAGGCGGTGCGATCTGTGGTCTGGCATTCGGTATCACCAGTTTTATGCAGTGCTTCGGTATGGGCGCTTTCGGAACCATGTTATTCAGCATCAACCCACTGGGAACAGCAGTAGTATGTATCATTCCACGACTCCTGGAAGGCTGGATCACAGGACTGATTTTTAAAGCAATTCGCGGAAAAATGAAAAACGGTGCTTACCTGGTAGCAAGTCTTGCGTGCCCGTTGCTGAACACGCTGTTTTTTATGAGTACGCTGGTGCTGATTTTTTACAATACAGATTATATCCAGGGATTTGTAACGTCTCTGGGAGTAAGTAACCCGTTTACGTTTGTTGTGGCATTTGTCGGTGTGCAGGGACTGATCGAGGCGATTGTCTGCTTTATCCTGGCAGGAGCAATCTCAAGAGCACTGAGTGCGGCACTGCACAGAATCTGA
- a CDS encoding energy-coupling factor transporter transmembrane component T family protein, whose product MAANTVLNYLPRESVVHRLTGTTKLAFFLLFTFASMITYNTWVLLGLLAVSISAFKLSKIRFKEVRFMMIFMLVFLLLNNLFIFLFDPDQGTTLYGTRHVLCHLFWRYDLTAEQLFYMVNISIKYFVALPVAILFISATNPSEFAASLNSIGISYKVGYSVAIALRYIPDIQRDYHSISQAQQARGVELGKKEHFFTRLKNSVNILLPLILTSLNRIDTISNAMELRGFGKHKKRTWYTKRSFARNDFIVLGLGVVLLGVSLTVTILFGRFYNPFV is encoded by the coding sequence ATGGCCGCTAATACGGTATTAAATTATCTGCCAAGGGAAAGTGTAGTTCACAGACTCACCGGAACTACCAAGCTGGCATTTTTCCTGTTATTTACCTTCGCCAGCATGATCACCTACAACACCTGGGTGCTTCTGGGACTTTTGGCGGTGAGTATCTCAGCGTTCAAACTCAGCAAGATCCGCTTCAAAGAAGTCCGTTTTATGATGATTTTCATGCTTGTTTTTCTATTGTTGAATAATTTGTTCATCTTTTTGTTCGACCCGGATCAGGGAACAACACTGTATGGCACCCGGCATGTACTCTGCCATCTGTTCTGGAGGTATGATCTGACAGCGGAGCAGCTGTTTTATATGGTAAATATTTCCATCAAATACTTCGTGGCACTGCCGGTAGCGATCCTGTTTATCTCAGCGACGAACCCCAGTGAATTCGCTGCCAGCCTGAACAGCATCGGTATCTCCTACAAAGTAGGCTATTCCGTGGCTATCGCCCTGCGTTACATCCCGGACATCCAGCGAGACTACCACAGCATCAGCCAGGCACAGCAGGCGAGAGGTGTGGAACTTGGAAAAAAAGAACACTTTTTCACAAGACTGAAAAACTCTGTCAACATCCTGCTGCCACTGATCCTTACAAGCCTGAACCGCATCGATACGATCTCGAATGCGATGGAACTGAGGGGATTCGGAAAACATAAAAAAAGAACCTGGTATACGAAACGGTCATTCGCAAGAAATGATTTTATCGTGCTGGGACTCGGAGTTGTGCTGCTGGGGGTGAGCCTGACGGTGACGATTCTGTTTGGGAGATTTTATAATCCGTTTGTGTAG
- a CDS encoding AraC family transcriptional regulator, with the protein MAILFYDFNYSAGDIYFTEAYVMNLYAIKEKCQHGSIQVPYSYYDCGIPDYFTSVPLHWHSEMELNYIKSGNGFFKYEDQTISAKPGDIFLIQPNVLHAIMSDEHSSFFYDTIVFHQNMLVGSYDDRCYTDILLPIFSSRRRVLVPVSQENQGYHELHDSVRTIMQCAHKNLATSDLLLKSELLRLFYLLASTPGLCTEHTASTESRLTETLRPVLTYIQKHHSESVTIEQLAKIAHMSSSYFMSCFKQNFGLGAIEYLNQVRIRSACDLLRNTDRNISDIAFDTGFHNLSNFNRQFRTKVGCSPQTYRKESVLS; encoded by the coding sequence TTGGCAATACTATTCTATGATTTTAATTATTCTGCCGGAGATATTTATTTTACGGAGGCGTATGTTATGAATCTTTATGCGATAAAAGAGAAATGCCAACACGGATCCATTCAGGTTCCATACAGTTACTATGACTGCGGTATACCGGATTATTTTACGAGTGTACCGCTACACTGGCACAGTGAAATGGAATTAAATTACATAAAATCTGGAAATGGTTTTTTCAAATACGAGGATCAGACCATCTCTGCCAAACCGGGAGACATCTTTCTGATCCAGCCCAACGTCCTTCATGCTATCATGTCGGATGAGCACAGCTCTTTTTTTTATGATACCATTGTTTTTCATCAGAATATGCTGGTGGGAAGTTACGATGACCGTTGTTATACAGATATTCTGCTGCCGATCTTTTCTTCCAGGCGAAGAGTTCTGGTCCCTGTATCTCAGGAAAACCAGGGGTATCATGAACTCCATGATTCGGTCCGGACTATTATGCAGTGTGCGCACAAAAATCTTGCAACGTCGGATCTGTTGCTGAAAAGCGAACTGCTTCGCTTATTTTATCTGCTGGCATCGACACCGGGACTCTGCACCGAACACACGGCTTCGACAGAATCCCGGCTGACCGAAACACTTCGGCCTGTTCTCACTTATATACAGAAACATCATTCCGAATCTGTTACCATAGAGCAGCTGGCAAAGATCGCTCATATGAGCAGCAGTTACTTTATGAGCTGTTTCAAACAGAATTTCGGTCTCGGAGCCATTGAATATCTGAATCAGGTACGTATCCGATCAGCATGCGACCTTCTGCGCAATACGGATCGCAATATCTCCGACATTGCTTTCGATACCGGATTTCATAACCTTTCAAATTTCAATCGACAGTTTCGCACCAAGGTAGGATGTTCTCCTCAGACTTACCGAAAAGAATCCGTTCTTTCCTGA
- the miaB gene encoding tRNA (N6-isopentenyl adenosine(37)-C2)-methylthiotransferase MiaB has translation MENKKETLTAVEEQKRQQQFIEKARIYVREKSEELGRPLYACTTTFGCQMNARDSEKLDGILEAVGYIKTDKEDEADFVIYNTCTVRENANQRVYGRLGYLGSMKKKKPHMMIALCGCMMQEAHVVEKLKKSYRFVDLIFGTHNIFKFPELLCYAMESDRMIIDVWKDTDQIVEDLPVDRKYKFKSGVNIMFGCNNFCSYCIVPYVRGRERSRNPKDIVREIEHLVADGVVEVMLLGQNVNSYGKNLEEPMTFAQLLKEIEKIEGLKRIRFMTSHPKDLSDELIEVMAESKKICPHLHLPLQSGSSRVLKEMNRRYTKESYLALVDRIREKLPDISLTTDIIVGFPGETEEDFLETMDVVGKVGYDSAFTFIYSKRSGTPAAAKEDQVPEEVVKDRFDRLLAQVQEIARERSSRFEGTVQEVLVESVNDQDASLVTGRMGNNLLVHFPGDASMIGTFKQIHLDVCKGFYYMGTPAE, from the coding sequence ATGGAAAATAAGAAAGAAACCCTCACTGCTGTCGAAGAACAGAAACGTCAGCAGCAGTTTATTGAAAAAGCCCGCATCTATGTCAGAGAAAAATCAGAAGAACTGGGACGTCCGTTATATGCCTGTACGACTACCTTCGGGTGCCAGATGAACGCCCGCGACTCCGAAAAACTGGATGGTATTCTGGAGGCGGTCGGTTATATCAAGACAGATAAAGAAGACGAAGCAGACTTTGTTATTTACAATACCTGTACAGTCCGTGAGAATGCCAACCAGCGTGTCTATGGCCGCCTGGGATATCTTGGCAGCATGAAAAAGAAGAAACCGCATATGATGATCGCGCTCTGCGGCTGTATGATGCAGGAAGCCCATGTGGTAGAAAAACTGAAGAAGAGTTACCGGTTCGTGGATCTGATCTTCGGAACCCATAATATTTTCAAATTCCCGGAACTTCTGTGTTATGCGATGGAATCTGACCGCATGATCATCGATGTCTGGAAAGATACGGATCAGATCGTGGAAGACCTGCCGGTAGACCGAAAGTATAAGTTCAAATCCGGTGTCAACATCATGTTTGGATGCAATAATTTCTGCAGTTACTGTATCGTACCGTATGTCCGTGGTCGTGAGAGAAGCCGGAATCCGAAAGATATTGTCAGAGAGATCGAACATCTGGTAGCGGACGGCGTGGTAGAAGTCATGCTGTTGGGCCAGAATGTCAATTCCTATGGAAAGAATCTGGAAGAGCCGATGACGTTTGCTCAGCTGTTAAAAGAGATCGAAAAGATCGAAGGGCTGAAAAGGATCCGGTTCATGACCTCTCATCCAAAGGATCTGTCCGATGAACTGATCGAGGTGATGGCCGAGAGTAAAAAGATCTGTCCGCATCTGCATCTGCCTCTGCAGTCAGGAAGCAGCCGGGTGTTAAAAGAGATGAACCGTCGGTATACAAAAGAGTCTTATCTGGCTCTGGTTGACCGTATCCGTGAGAAACTTCCGGATATTTCTCTGACGACGGATATTATTGTGGGATTTCCGGGAGAGACAGAAGAAGATTTTCTGGAGACCATGGATGTAGTCGGAAAAGTGGGATATGACAGCGCATTTACCTTTATTTATTCCAAAAGAAGCGGAACACCTGCAGCGGCCAAAGAGGATCAGGTGCCGGAAGAGGTTGTAAAAGATCGTTTCGACCGTCTTTTAGCGCAGGTGCAGGAAATTGCACGAGAACGTTCTTCCCGTTTTGAGGGAACGGTACAGGAAGTTCTGGTAGAGAGTGTCAACGATCAGGATGCATCTCTGGTAACCGGACGAATGGGCAATAATCTTCTGGTACATTTTCCGGGGGATGCTTCTATGATTGGCACATTCAAACAGATCCATCTGGACGTATGCAAGGGATTCTACTATATGGGAACGCCTGCAGAATAG